One genomic window of Pseudomonas aeruginosa includes the following:
- the tssF gene encoding type VI secretion system baseplate subunit TssF — MNPRLLEYYNQELQHIRESAAEFAEEFPKIAGRLSLSGFECADPYVERLLEGFAYLTARVQLKLDAEYPTFTHNLLEIAYPHYLAPTPSMTVVQLRPAPNEGALSSGFSVERGASLRGQLGPDDQTACEYRTAHPVTLWPLEVAQADYFGNPAAVLGRLAASEPRAKAGLRIRLRSGAGIPFDSLSLDALPLYLHGADEQPYRLYEQLLGNACAVFVRAPDNAWVERLPTSSLRARGFDDEDALLPVVPRAFQGYRLLQEYFALPARFLFVEFSGLNRALRRCHGEELELVVLFGKHDQRLEGTVDAEQLVPFCTPAINLFPRRCDRIHLSDRVNEHHVIVDRTRPLDFEVHSLQQVSGHGSGPEQPFQPFYAVRDPARYGREQAYFSVRREPRVLSSKQRRKGPRSTYVGSETFVALVDANQAPYRHDLRQLGIAALCTNRDLPLFMPIGAHKSDFTLEDSAPVMQVRCLAGPSRPRASRAHDASAWRLISQLSLNYLSLAERGQGAAALRELLRLYGDSGDPALQLQIEGLREVSSKPCTRRLPMPGPIVFGRGLEITLDFDENAFRGTGVFLLGAVFERFLARYVSINSFTETVLRTGERGEVMRWQAKPGSRPNL; from the coding sequence ATGAACCCGCGCCTGCTCGAGTACTACAACCAGGAATTGCAACACATCCGCGAAAGCGCCGCGGAGTTCGCCGAGGAATTCCCGAAGATCGCCGGGCGCCTGTCGCTGTCCGGCTTCGAGTGCGCCGACCCCTACGTCGAGCGCCTGCTGGAAGGCTTCGCCTATCTCACAGCGCGGGTCCAGCTGAAGCTCGACGCGGAGTACCCGACCTTCACCCACAACCTGTTGGAAATCGCCTACCCGCACTACCTGGCGCCGACCCCGTCGATGACCGTGGTGCAGTTGCGCCCGGCCCCCAACGAAGGCGCCCTGAGCAGCGGCTTCAGCGTCGAGCGCGGGGCCTCCCTGCGCGGCCAGCTCGGCCCCGATGACCAGACCGCCTGCGAATACCGCACCGCCCACCCGGTGACCCTGTGGCCGCTGGAAGTGGCCCAGGCCGACTACTTCGGCAATCCCGCCGCGGTGCTCGGCCGCCTCGCCGCCAGCGAGCCGCGGGCCAAGGCCGGCCTGCGCATCCGCCTGCGCAGCGGCGCCGGCATCCCGTTCGACAGCCTGTCGCTGGACGCCCTGCCGCTCTACCTGCACGGCGCCGACGAACAACCCTACCGCCTCTACGAACAATTGCTCGGCAACGCCTGCGCGGTGTTCGTCCGCGCCCCGGACAATGCCTGGGTCGAACGCCTGCCGACGAGCAGCCTGCGTGCGCGCGGCTTCGACGACGAGGACGCGCTGCTGCCGGTGGTGCCGCGGGCGTTCCAGGGCTACCGCCTGCTGCAGGAATACTTCGCCCTGCCGGCGCGCTTCCTGTTCGTCGAGTTCTCCGGCCTGAACCGCGCCCTGCGTCGATGCCACGGCGAGGAGCTGGAACTGGTCGTGCTGTTCGGCAAGCACGACCAGCGCCTGGAGGGCACGGTGGACGCGGAGCAACTGGTGCCGTTCTGCACCCCGGCGATCAACCTGTTCCCGCGCCGCTGCGACCGCATCCACCTGTCCGACCGGGTCAACGAGCATCACGTGATCGTCGACCGCACCCGTCCGCTGGATTTCGAGGTGCATTCGCTGCAACAGGTGAGCGGCCACGGCAGCGGTCCGGAGCAACCCTTCCAACCGTTCTATGCGGTGCGCGACCCGGCGCGCTACGGCCGCGAGCAGGCCTACTTCAGCGTGCGCCGCGAACCGCGCGTGCTGTCCAGCAAGCAGCGGCGCAAGGGCCCGCGCTCGACCTACGTCGGCAGCGAGACCTTCGTCGCCCTGGTCGACGCCAACCAGGCGCCCTATCGCCACGACCTGCGCCAGCTCGGCATCGCCGCGCTGTGCACCAACCGCGACCTGCCGCTGTTCATGCCGATCGGCGCGCACAAGAGCGACTTCACCCTGGAGGACAGCGCGCCGGTCATGCAGGTGCGCTGCCTCGCCGGACCGAGCCGGCCGCGCGCCAGCCGTGCCCACGATGCCAGCGCCTGGCGGCTGATCAGCCAGCTGTCGCTGAACTACCTGTCGCTGGCCGAGCGCGGCCAGGGCGCCGCCGCCCTGCGCGAGCTGCTGCGGCTCTACGGCGACAGCGGCGATCCGGCGCTGCAATTGCAGATCGAGGGCCTGCGCGAGGTCAGCAGCAAGCCTTGCACGCGGCGCCTGCCGATGCCCGGGCCGATCGTCTTCGGCCGTGGCCTGGAGATCACCCTGGACTTCGACGAGAACGCGTTCCGCGGCACCGGGGTGTTCCTTCTCGGCGCTGTGTTCGAGCGCTTCCTGGCACGCTACGTGTCGATCAACAGCTTTACCGAGACGGTGCTGCGCACCGGCGAACGGGGCGAGGTGATGAGATGGCAGGCGAAGCCGGGCAGCCGTCCGAACCTCTGA
- the tssG gene encoding type VI secretion system baseplate subunit TssG yields MAGEAGQPSEPLNLLAGMAAAPWDYDFFQALRRIECESPQLPRLGHSVRLADDPLRLGQKPDCTFAPSTLASVSQAGTAAVPRLDQFFFGLTGPNGPLPLHLTEYARERQRNVNDATFKRFMDVFHHRLLTLFYRAWAEARPEISHDRIDDDYWSARLAALSGRGMPSLRGREPLADTARYYYTGHLAAQTRYPDGLRVILAEYFEVPVAVEEYVGQWLELPERSRLGVDSTSLGMDVCLGTHVWDRQHKFRLRLGPLDLDQYQRFLPDGDHFVELAAWVAEYLGEELDWDVNLVLQRHEVPPLGLQGGGRLGFNTWLGDPGQDARDLLLARQYATARPHEHKEKEHE; encoded by the coding sequence ATGGCAGGCGAAGCCGGGCAGCCGTCCGAACCTCTGAACCTGCTCGCCGGGATGGCGGCGGCGCCCTGGGACTATGACTTCTTCCAGGCGCTGCGGCGCATCGAGTGCGAGTCGCCGCAACTGCCGCGCCTCGGTCATTCGGTGCGGCTGGCGGACGACCCGCTGCGTCTCGGGCAGAAGCCCGACTGCACCTTCGCGCCCTCGACCCTGGCCTCGGTGAGCCAGGCCGGCACCGCTGCGGTGCCGCGCCTGGACCAGTTCTTCTTCGGCCTCACCGGCCCCAACGGGCCGCTGCCGCTGCACCTCACCGAATACGCCCGGGAACGCCAGCGCAACGTCAACGACGCGACCTTCAAGCGCTTCATGGACGTCTTCCACCACCGCCTGCTGACCCTGTTCTACCGGGCCTGGGCCGAGGCGCGGCCGGAGATCAGCCACGACCGGATCGACGACGACTACTGGTCGGCGCGCCTCGCCGCGCTCTCCGGGCGCGGCATGCCGAGCCTGCGGGGGCGCGAGCCGCTGGCGGATACCGCACGCTACTACTACACCGGCCACCTCGCCGCGCAGACCCGCTACCCGGACGGCCTGCGGGTGATCCTCGCGGAGTATTTCGAGGTCCCGGTGGCGGTCGAGGAATACGTCGGCCAATGGCTGGAGCTGCCCGAGCGCAGCCGCCTCGGCGTCGACTCGACGAGCCTGGGCATGGACGTCTGCCTGGGCACCCACGTCTGGGACCGCCAGCACAAGTTCCGCCTGCGCCTGGGGCCGCTGGACCTCGATCAATACCAGCGCTTCCTGCCCGACGGCGACCACTTCGTCGAGCTGGCCGCCTGGGTCGCCGAATACCTGGGCGAGGAGCTGGACTGGGACGTCAACCTGGTCCTGCAACGCCACGAAGTACCCCCGCTGGGCCTGCAGGGCGGCGGGCGGCTCGGTTTCAACACCTGGCTGGGCGATCCCGGCCAGGACGCCAGGGATCTACTGCTGGCCCGCCAGTACGCCACTGCGCGGCCGCACGAGCACAAGGAGAAGGAACATGAGTGA
- the tssH gene encoding type VI secretion system ATPase TssH, giving the protein MSEISRVALFGKLNSLAYKAIEAATVFCKLRGNPYVELVHWFHQILQLPDSDLHQIVRQSGIDPARLAKDLTEALDRLPRGSTSITDLSSHVEEAVERGWVYGSLMFGESQVRTGYLVIGILKTPSLRHALTGLSAEFAKLKVEALTERFDEYVGASPENGLSASDGFNAGAAPGEASGALAPSAMGKQEALKRFTVDLTEQARSGKLDPIVGRDEEIRQLVDILMRRRQNNPILTGEAGVGKTAVVEGFALRIVAGDVPPALKDVELRALDVGLLQAGASMKGEFEQRLRQVIEDVQSSEKPIILFIDEAHTLVGAGGAAGTGDAANLLKPALARGTLRTVAATTWAEYKKHIEKDPALTRRFQVVQVDEPSEHKAILMMRGVASTMEKHHQVQILDEALEAAVRLSHRYIPARQLPDKSVSLLDTACARTAISLHAVPAEVDDSRRRIEALETELAIIRRESAIGVATAERQRNAETLLAEERERLAALEQRWAEEKRLVDELLETRARLRAAAEAVDAGGVPLGEGEARLDEEQRQALHARLAELQAQLSALQGEEPLILPTVDYQAVASVVADWTGIPVGRMARNEIETVLNLDRHLKKRIIGQDHALEMIAKRIQTSRAGLDNPSKPIGVFMLAGTSGVGKTETALALAEAMYGGEQNVITINMSEFQEAHTVSTLKGAPPGYIGYGEGGVLTEAVRRKPYSVVLLDEVEKAHPDVHEIFFQVFDKGVMEDGEGRVIDFKNTLILLTTNAGTEMIASLCADPELMPEPEAIAKSLREPLLKIFPPALLGRLVTIPYYPLSDDMLKAISRLQLGRIKKRVEATHKVPFEFDEGVVDLIVSRCTETESGGRMIDAILTNTLLPDMSREFLTRMLEGKPLAGVRISSRDNQFHYDFAEAE; this is encoded by the coding sequence ATGAGTGAGATCAGTCGCGTTGCGCTGTTCGGCAAGCTGAACAGCCTGGCCTACAAGGCCATCGAGGCCGCCACGGTATTCTGCAAGCTGCGCGGCAATCCCTATGTCGAGCTGGTGCACTGGTTCCACCAGATCCTCCAGTTGCCGGACTCGGACCTGCACCAGATCGTCCGCCAGTCCGGGATCGACCCGGCGCGCCTGGCCAAGGACCTGACCGAGGCCCTCGACCGCCTGCCGCGCGGCTCGACCTCGATCACCGACCTGTCCTCCCATGTCGAGGAAGCGGTGGAGCGCGGCTGGGTCTACGGCAGCCTGATGTTCGGCGAGAGCCAGGTGCGCACCGGCTACCTGGTGATCGGCATCCTCAAGACGCCGAGCCTGCGCCATGCCCTCACCGGGCTGTCGGCGGAATTCGCCAAGCTCAAGGTCGAGGCGCTCACCGAGCGCTTCGACGAGTACGTCGGCGCCTCGCCGGAGAACGGCCTGTCGGCCAGCGACGGCTTCAACGCCGGCGCCGCCCCGGGCGAGGCCAGCGGCGCCCTGGCGCCGAGCGCGATGGGCAAGCAGGAGGCGCTCAAGCGCTTTACCGTGGACCTCACCGAGCAGGCCCGTAGCGGCAAGCTCGACCCCATCGTCGGGCGTGACGAGGAGATCCGCCAGTTGGTGGACATCCTCATGCGCCGCCGGCAGAACAACCCGATCCTCACCGGCGAGGCCGGCGTCGGCAAGACCGCGGTGGTGGAAGGCTTCGCCCTGCGCATCGTCGCCGGCGACGTCCCGCCGGCGCTGAAGGACGTCGAACTGCGCGCCCTCGACGTCGGCCTGCTGCAGGCCGGGGCGAGCATGAAGGGCGAGTTCGAGCAGCGCCTGCGCCAGGTGATCGAAGACGTGCAGAGTTCCGAGAAGCCGATCATCCTGTTCATCGACGAAGCCCACACCCTGGTCGGCGCCGGTGGCGCGGCCGGAACCGGCGACGCCGCCAACCTGCTCAAGCCGGCCCTGGCGCGCGGCACCCTGCGCACCGTGGCGGCGACCACCTGGGCCGAGTACAAGAAGCACATCGAGAAGGACCCGGCGCTGACCCGGCGTTTCCAGGTGGTGCAGGTGGACGAGCCGTCCGAGCACAAGGCCATCCTGATGATGCGCGGTGTCGCGTCGACCATGGAGAAGCACCACCAGGTGCAGATCCTCGACGAGGCGCTGGAGGCGGCGGTCCGGCTGTCGCACCGCTACATCCCGGCGCGCCAGCTGCCGGACAAGTCGGTGAGCCTGCTGGATACCGCCTGCGCGCGCACCGCCATCAGCCTGCACGCGGTGCCGGCCGAGGTCGACGATAGCCGCCGGCGCATCGAGGCGCTGGAAACCGAGCTGGCGATCATCCGCCGCGAGAGCGCCATCGGCGTCGCCACCGCCGAACGCCAGCGCAACGCCGAGACCCTGCTGGCCGAGGAGCGCGAGCGCCTGGCCGCCCTGGAGCAGCGCTGGGCCGAGGAAAAACGCCTGGTCGACGAACTGCTGGAGACCCGCGCCCGTCTGCGTGCCGCCGCCGAAGCGGTGGACGCCGGCGGCGTGCCGCTGGGCGAAGGCGAGGCGCGTCTCGACGAGGAACAGCGCCAGGCGCTGCATGCGCGGCTGGCGGAGCTGCAGGCGCAACTGAGCGCGTTGCAGGGCGAAGAGCCGCTGATCCTGCCGACCGTGGACTACCAGGCGGTGGCCTCGGTGGTCGCCGACTGGACCGGCATCCCGGTCGGCCGCATGGCGCGCAACGAGATCGAGACCGTGCTCAACCTCGACCGGCACCTGAAGAAGCGCATCATCGGCCAGGACCACGCGCTGGAGATGATCGCCAAGCGCATCCAGACTTCCCGCGCCGGCCTCGACAACCCGAGCAAGCCGATCGGCGTGTTCATGCTCGCCGGCACCTCCGGGGTGGGCAAGACCGAGACCGCGCTGGCCTTGGCCGAGGCCATGTACGGCGGCGAGCAGAATGTCATCACCATCAACATGAGCGAGTTCCAGGAAGCCCACACCGTCTCCACCCTCAAGGGCGCCCCGCCCGGCTACATCGGCTACGGCGAGGGTGGCGTGCTGACCGAGGCGGTGCGTCGCAAGCCCTACAGCGTGGTGCTGCTGGATGAAGTGGAGAAGGCCCACCCGGATGTCCACGAGATCTTCTTCCAGGTCTTCGACAAGGGCGTGATGGAGGACGGCGAAGGCCGGGTGATCGACTTCAAGAACACCCTGATCCTGCTCACCACCAACGCCGGCACCGAGATGATCGCCAGCCTCTGCGCCGATCCGGAACTGATGCCCGAGCCGGAAGCCATCGCCAAGTCGCTGCGCGAACCGCTGCTGAAGATCTTCCCGCCGGCGCTGCTCGGCCGCCTGGTGACCATCCCCTACTACCCGCTCAGCGACGACATGCTCAAGGCCATTTCGCGCCTGCAACTGGGGCGGATCAAGAAGCGCGTGGAGGCGACCCACAAGGTGCCGTTCGAGTTCGACGAGGGCGTCGTCGACCTGATCGTCTCGCGCTGCACCGAGACCGAGAGCGGCGGCCGGATGATCGACGCGATCCTCACCAACACGCTGTTGCCGGACATGAGCCGCGAGTTCCTCACCCGCATGCTCGAAGGCAAGCCGTTGGCCGGGGTACGTATCAGTAGCCGCGACAACCAGTTCCACTACGACTTCGCCGAGGCCGAGTGA
- the vgrG1a gene encoding type VI secretion system spike protein VgrG1a, which translates to MQLTRLVQVDCPLGPDVLLLQRMEGREELGRLFAYELHLVSENPNLPLEQLLGKPMSLSLELPGGSRRFFHGIVARCSQVAGHGQFAGYQATLRPWLWLLTRTSDCRIFQNQSVPEIIKQVFRDLGFSDFEDALTRPYREWEYCVQYRETSFDFISRLMEQEGIYYWFRHEQKRHILVLSDAYGAHRSPAGYASVPYYPPTLGHRERDHFFDWQMAREVQPGSLTLNDYDFQRPGARLEVRSNIARPHAAADYPLYDYPGEYVQSQDGEQYARNRIEAIQAQHERVRLRGVVRGIGAGHLFRLSGYPRDDQNREYLVVGAEYRVVQELYETGSGGAGSQFESELDCIDASQSFRLLPQTPVPVVRGPQTAVVVGPKGEEIWTDQYGRVKVHFHWDRHDQSNENSSCWIRVSQAWAGKNWGSMQIPRIGQEVIVSFLEGDPDRPIITGRVYNAEQTVPYELPANATQSGMKSRSSKGGTPANFNEIRMEDKKGAEQLYIHAERNQDNLVENDASLSVGHDRNKSIGHDELARIGNNRTRAVKLNDTLLVGGAKSDSVTGTYLIEAGAQIRLVCGKSVVEFNADGTINISGSAFNLYASGNGNIDTGGRLDLNSGGASEVDAKGKGVQGTIDGQVQAMFPPPAKG; encoded by the coding sequence ATGCAACTGACCCGCCTGGTCCAGGTGGATTGCCCGCTGGGGCCGGACGTGCTGCTGTTGCAGCGCATGGAGGGACGCGAGGAACTGGGACGGCTGTTCGCCTACGAGCTGCACCTGGTATCGGAAAATCCCAACCTGCCGCTGGAGCAGTTGCTCGGCAAGCCGATGAGCCTGTCGCTGGAGCTGCCCGGCGGCAGCCGGCGCTTCTTTCACGGCATCGTCGCGCGCTGTAGCCAGGTGGCCGGGCACGGCCAGTTCGCCGGCTACCAGGCCACCCTGCGGCCCTGGCTGTGGCTGCTGACGCGCACCTCCGACTGCCGCATCTTCCAGAACCAGAGCGTGCCGGAGATCATCAAGCAGGTGTTCCGCGACCTCGGCTTTTCCGATTTCGAGGATGCCCTCACGCGCCCCTACCGCGAGTGGGAATACTGCGTGCAGTACCGCGAGACCAGCTTCGACTTCATCAGCCGGCTGATGGAACAGGAAGGCATCTACTACTGGTTCCGCCATGAGCAGAAGCGCCACATCCTGGTGCTCTCCGACGCCTACGGCGCGCATCGCAGCCCGGCTGGCTACGCCAGCGTGCCGTACTACCCGCCGACCCTCGGCCATCGCGAGCGCGACCACTTCTTCGACTGGCAGATGGCACGCGAGGTCCAGCCCGGTTCGCTGACCCTCAACGACTACGACTTCCAGCGCCCCGGCGCGCGCCTGGAGGTGCGTTCGAACATCGCCCGGCCGCACGCGGCGGCCGACTACCCGCTGTACGACTATCCCGGCGAATACGTGCAGAGCCAGGACGGCGAGCAGTACGCGCGCAACCGCATCGAGGCGATCCAGGCGCAGCACGAGCGCGTGCGCCTGCGCGGCGTGGTGCGCGGGATCGGCGCCGGGCACCTGTTCCGCCTGAGCGGCTATCCGCGCGATGACCAGAACCGCGAGTACCTGGTGGTCGGCGCCGAATACCGGGTGGTCCAGGAACTCTACGAAACCGGCAGCGGCGGCGCCGGCTCGCAGTTCGAGAGCGAGCTGGACTGCATCGACGCCAGCCAGTCGTTCCGTCTCCTGCCGCAGACTCCGGTACCGGTGGTGCGAGGTCCGCAGACCGCGGTGGTGGTCGGACCCAAGGGCGAGGAGATCTGGACCGACCAGTACGGCCGGGTCAAGGTGCACTTCCACTGGGATCGCCACGACCAGTCGAACGAGAACAGCTCCTGCTGGATTCGCGTGTCCCAGGCCTGGGCCGGGAAGAACTGGGGTTCGATGCAGATCCCGCGGATCGGCCAGGAAGTGATCGTCAGCTTCCTCGAAGGCGACCCGGACCGGCCGATCATCACCGGGCGGGTCTACAACGCCGAGCAGACGGTGCCCTACGAGCTGCCGGCGAACGCCACCCAGAGCGGGATGAAGAGCCGTTCGAGCAAGGGCGGCACGCCGGCCAACTTCAACGAGATCCGCATGGAGGACAAGAAGGGCGCCGAGCAGTTATACATCCACGCCGAGCGCAACCAGGACAACCTGGTCGAGAACGATGCCTCGCTGTCGGTCGGCCACGACCGCAACAAGAGCATCGGCCACGACGAGCTGGCGCGCATCGGCAACAACCGCACCCGCGCGGTGAAGCTCAACGACACCCTGTTGGTGGGCGGGGCGAAGAGCGACAGCGTCACCGGCACCTACCTGATCGAGGCCGGCGCGCAGATCCGCCTGGTCTGCGGCAAGAGCGTGGTGGAGTTCAACGCCGACGGCACCATCAATATCTCCGGCAGCGCCTTCAACCTCTACGCCAGCGGCAACGGCAACATCGACACCGGCGGCCGCCTCGACCTCAATTCCGGCGGCGCCAGCGAGGTCGACGCCAAGGGCAAGGGCGTGCAGGGCACCATCGACGGCCAGGTACAGGCGATGTTTCCGCCGCCGGCGAAGGGCTGA
- a CDS encoding immunity protein Tsi6 family protein: MTPIEYIDRALALVVDRLARYPGYEVLLSAEKQLQYIRSVLLDRSLDRSALHRLTLGSIAVKEFDETDPELSRALKDAYYVGIRTGRGLKVDLP; the protein is encoded by the coding sequence ATGACACCCATCGAATACATCGACCGCGCTCTGGCGCTGGTCGTCGACCGGCTGGCCCGCTATCCGGGATACGAGGTCCTGCTGTCCGCGGAAAAGCAATTGCAGTACATCAGGTCCGTCCTGCTCGACCGCAGCCTGGATCGTTCCGCACTGCACCGGTTGACCCTCGGCAGCATCGCCGTGAAGGAATTCGACGAAACCGACCCGGAACTCTCCAGGGCCCTCAAGGACGCCTATTACGTCGGTATACGCACTGGCCGCGGCCTGAAAGTCGATCTGCCCTGA
- the tse6 gene encoding NAD(P)+ glycohydrolase Tse6: protein MDAQAAARLGDEIAHGFGVAAMVAGAVAGALIGAAVVAATAATGGLAAVILAGSIAAGGLSMFQIVKGLTTIFELPEPTTGVLIRGSFNVYVNSRNAMRAGDDVSATCSGLPLNHPLWPFPVLIAEGSATVYINGKPAARLQSKMVCGAHIKTGSQDTFIGGPTERVAFVLDLEEWLHTGLEALGLAALAGGLLLAAMAGVAALAGFVAIGGLMMGGMALLGDLGDRLGPGYRDLFQGVAGMALLGFGPKLAGRRPAAVTSETAQRRAYLNNKFGRSGNLDHDINYRGNRETAAKFFKSKDIDPADAESYMNGLDFNHPVRVETLAPGKNLWQYQSPGAPQGNWYTLSPRVQPTELGINPMGTNRAANTIEPKVLNSYRTTQKVEVLRSTAAPTDDFWSVKGQSYPAKGGAQQLFSNEKGSFGLLPREGS from the coding sequence ATGGATGCGCAAGCCGCCGCCCGACTGGGCGATGAGATAGCCCACGGTTTCGGTGTCGCCGCGATGGTCGCCGGAGCCGTGGCCGGAGCCCTGATCGGCGCCGCCGTGGTCGCCGCCACCGCCGCCACCGGCGGCCTGGCCGCGGTGATCCTGGCCGGCTCGATCGCCGCCGGCGGGCTGTCGATGTTCCAGATCGTCAAGGGCCTGACCACCATCTTCGAGCTACCCGAGCCGACCACCGGGGTGCTCATACGCGGCAGCTTCAACGTCTACGTGAACAGTCGCAACGCGATGCGCGCCGGCGACGACGTCTCCGCCACCTGCAGCGGCCTGCCGCTGAACCATCCGCTGTGGCCGTTCCCGGTGCTGATCGCCGAAGGCAGCGCCACCGTGTACATCAACGGCAAGCCGGCGGCGCGCCTGCAGAGCAAGATGGTCTGCGGCGCGCACATCAAGACCGGCAGCCAGGACACCTTCATCGGCGGCCCCACCGAGCGGGTGGCCTTCGTCCTCGACCTGGAGGAATGGCTGCACACCGGCCTCGAGGCGCTGGGCCTGGCGGCCCTTGCCGGCGGCCTGCTGCTGGCGGCGATGGCCGGGGTCGCGGCGCTGGCCGGCTTCGTCGCCATCGGCGGGCTGATGATGGGCGGCATGGCCCTGCTCGGCGACCTCGGCGACCGCCTCGGTCCCGGCTACCGCGACCTGTTCCAGGGCGTGGCGGGGATGGCATTGCTGGGCTTCGGGCCGAAACTCGCCGGTCGTCGTCCGGCAGCGGTGACCTCCGAAACCGCGCAACGACGCGCCTACCTGAACAACAAGTTCGGTCGTTCCGGCAACCTCGACCACGACATCAACTACCGCGGGAATCGTGAAACCGCCGCCAAGTTCTTCAAGTCGAAGGACATCGATCCTGCCGATGCCGAGTCGTACATGAACGGCCTGGACTTCAACCATCCGGTCCGTGTGGAAACCCTCGCGCCCGGCAAGAACCTGTGGCAGTACCAGTCCCCCGGAGCGCCGCAGGGCAACTGGTATACACTCAGCCCGCGCGTGCAGCCCACGGAGCTGGGAATCAACCCCATGGGCACCAACCGGGCGGCGAACACCATCGAACCCAAGGTCCTCAACTCCTACAGGACGACCCAGAAGGTCGAGGTCCTGCGCAGCACCGCTGCGCCGACCGATGACTTCTGGTCGGTAAAGGGACAGTCATATCCCGCCAAAGGCGGCGCGCAACAACTGTTCTCCAACGAGAAAGGCTCCTTCGGTCTGCTTCCCCGGGAGGGATCATGA
- the eagT6 gene encoding type VI secretion system effector EagT6, translating into MTLYRLHEADLEIPDAWQDQSINIFKLPASGPAREASFVISRDASQGDAPFADYVARQLENAEKQLPGFKLHKRWDINIHGHAAVLLDYQWQREGRDLMLRQVFIERRPAVLITTLTTTPADLPHHEPAWKQAMQTLVPRPTPS; encoded by the coding sequence GTGACGCTCTATCGCCTCCACGAAGCCGATCTCGAGATTCCAGATGCCTGGCAGGACCAGAGCATCAACATCTTCAAGCTCCCCGCCAGCGGCCCCGCCCGCGAAGCCAGTTTCGTCATCAGCCGCGACGCCAGCCAGGGCGACGCGCCGTTCGCCGACTATGTCGCCCGCCAACTGGAGAATGCCGAGAAGCAATTGCCCGGCTTCAAGCTGCACAAGCGCTGGGACATCAACATCCACGGCCACGCCGCCGTGCTCCTCGACTACCAGTGGCAGCGCGAGGGCCGCGACCTGATGCTGCGCCAGGTGTTCATCGAGCGCCGCCCGGCGGTGCTGATCACCACCCTGACCACCACCCCGGCTGACCTGCCGCACCACGAGCCGGCCTGGAAGCAGGCGATGCAGACCCTGGTCCCGCGCCCGACCCCTAGCTGA